From Armatimonadota bacterium:
GAGGCGGAGGCACCGGATACGGAGATGTCGTTTCTGGAGAGGATCTTCGGTGAGGACGTGCCTGTACGGGGAGTTGAGGTGAATTACGTCGTGGTGTGTCCTCGCAAGTGCTGGCTTTTCGTGCACGGGGTGGAGCATGAAGCAGGTTCCGAGCTGGTCGCTTTGGGACGGCTGCTGCACGAGACGAGCTTCAGGCGGCAAGCTCAGCGGAACGTAGACATTGAGGGATTTGCCCGCGTGGACTTTACCTCAGAGGGGATCATGCACGAGGTGAAGCGCGGTCCCACTCAACATAGAGCGCACGTACTCCAGCTGGCCTATTACCTCCTGCTGTTGCGCGAGCGCGGCGTCGAAACCCAAGGAATCCTGCATTATCCACGGCAGCGGAGAAGGGAGATCGTGCAGCTGGGGCCGGATCTGGAATCCGAGCTGCAAGATGCGCTCCGGAAGGTTCGGGAAATTCGGCAGATGCCAACCCCACCTGCCGTCCCCCGGCGCATGGCGGTCTGCCGCTCCTGTGCTTACGATGAGTTTTGCTGGGGAGATGAGTTCGACGAATCGGAGGACGTATGAGGCGGGCTCTCTACCTTATGGGCGGTGGGACCTTGAGCCGCAAGCAGAACACGCTGTGTCTCGAGCGTGAAGGAGCAAAGCGATATGTGCCGGTGGAACAAGTGCTTGAAATCCACGTTTTTGGAGAGGTGGAATTCAACAAGCGCTTGCTGGAATTTTTAAGCCAGCATGAGATCATGGTTCACATCTACAGCTACCACGGATGGTACATGGGGACCTTCTACCCGCGAGAGCATAATAACTCCGGCTATCTACTTCTGCAACAGGTGGTGCACTACTTAGATGCAGAGAAGCGGCTAGATCTGGCCCGTCGGTTCGTCTTTGGCGCTATCCAGAACCTTCTGCACGTCCTTCGGTACTACCAGCGAAGAGGTAAGGCGCTTGAAGACATCCTCACAGCGCTCGAAGGACAACTTGGACGAGTGCATAGCCAGCAAGGAATTGAACAGCTCATGCAAGTAGAGGGGCAAGCTCGAGAAGCTTACTATCGAGCGTTTGATCGGATCTTGGAGGATCCCGATTTTGAGTTCGAAGAGCGCACGCGACGACCGCCACGCAACCGTATGAATGCACTCCTCTCATTCGGCAATAGCCTCCTGTATACTGCCGTGCTCTCGGAGATCTACCGGACCCATCTCGATCCGCGGATTGGGTTCCTACATGCGACAAATTTCCGCCGCTTTGCTCTAAACCTGGACGTAGCAGAAGTTTTTAAGCCCATCCTCGTTGATCGCACAGTTTTAAGTCTTGTGCAAAAGCGTCAAATCCAGGCCAGACATTTCGATGAAGCCTTAGGTGGATTGTACCTTAAGGAGGAGGGACGACGGCGGTTCTTAGAGGCATGGGAGGAGCGATTGGGGACCACTCTGCATCACCGAGGACTGAAGCGACATGTCTCCTACCGTACGCTCATCCGGTTAGAGCTCTACAAGCTCGAAAAACACTTGTTGGGCGATCGGGAATACCGGCCATTTCGGACCCGCTGGTAAGGAAGGTATGTACGTGATCATGGTTTACGATGTGGCAGTAGAGCGAGTTGTGAAGATTCTGAAAGTGGGGCGGAAATACCTCACCTGGGTCCAGAACTCCGTACTTGAGGGAGACCTCACTCGAGCCCAGTTCGAGCGGCTGAAGGCGGAGGTGCGTGAGGTAATCGACGAGTCCGAGGA
This genomic window contains:
- the cas1b gene encoding type I-B CRISPR-associated endonuclease Cas1b, translated to MRRALYLMGGGTLSRKQNTLCLEREGAKRYVPVEQVLEIHVFGEVEFNKRLLEFLSQHEIMVHIYSYHGWYMGTFYPREHNNSGYLLLQQVVHYLDAEKRLDLARRFVFGAIQNLLHVLRYYQRRGKALEDILTALEGQLGRVHSQQGIEQLMQVEGQAREAYYRAFDRILEDPDFEFEERTRRPPRNRMNALLSFGNSLLYTAVLSEIYRTHLDPRIGFLHATNFRRFALNLDVAEVFKPILVDRTVLSLVQKRQIQARHFDEALGGLYLKEEGRRRFLEAWEERLGTTLHHRGLKRHVSYRTLIRLELYKLEKHLLGDREYRPFRTRW
- the cas4 gene encoding CRISPR-associated protein Cas4 produces the protein MRRDRDDLQPGEKEAEAPDTEMSFLERIFGEDVPVRGVEVNYVVVCPRKCWLFVHGVEHEAGSELVALGRLLHETSFRRQAQRNVDIEGFARVDFTSEGIMHEVKRGPTQHRAHVLQLAYYLLLLRERGVETQGILHYPRQRRREIVQLGPDLESELQDALRKVREIRQMPTPPAVPRRMAVCRSCAYDEFCWGDEFDESEDV
- the cas2 gene encoding CRISPR-associated endonuclease Cas2, translated to MYVIMVYDVAVERVVKILKVGRKYLTWVQNSVLEGDLTRAQFERLKAEVREVIDESEDSVLFYLLRSTDWLERQNLGVRKGEPKWML